One segment of Williamwhitmania sp. DNA contains the following:
- a CDS encoding Crp/Fnr family transcriptional regulator, translating to MKTITDSDKEFCCDIKAPCFAKLTAGEVELVKTSRTQVLFRKGETLVKQGAYASYVLFISNGLVKHYVEGDGIHNFNIRLLKSGDFLGLSTVFNRSTFNFSAQALMETSVYLIEKEVIANLMKQNGEFAFQITKRYCEQDAELYDTIRGLIYKQMPGKLADALLYLSSENFAGEEVFPLLSRKDIADFAGISTESAVKLLKSFARDGLIALDEKEVTILNREMLAEVSRRG from the coding sequence ATGAAAACCATTACCGACTCCGACAAGGAGTTTTGCTGCGACATTAAGGCACCATGCTTTGCCAAGCTTACCGCCGGAGAGGTGGAGCTGGTGAAGACCAGCCGTACCCAGGTGCTTTTTCGAAAGGGCGAAACGCTGGTTAAGCAGGGAGCCTACGCCTCCTACGTTCTCTTTATCAGCAATGGTTTGGTGAAGCACTACGTGGAGGGTGATGGCATCCACAACTTCAACATCCGCCTGCTAAAATCGGGCGATTTCTTGGGACTCTCCACCGTGTTCAACCGCTCCACCTTCAACTTTTCGGCACAGGCGCTAATGGAGACCTCCGTTTACCTTATCGAGAAGGAGGTTATTGCCAACCTAATGAAGCAAAACGGTGAGTTTGCCTTCCAAATCACCAAGCGTTACTGCGAGCAGGATGCCGAGCTCTACGACACCATCCGAGGCCTTATCTACAAGCAGATGCCCGGCAAGCTAGCCGACGCCTTACTCTATCTTAGCTCCGAAAACTTTGCCGGCGAGGAGGTTTTCCCACTCCTTTCTCGAAAGGATATTGCCGATTTTGCAGGAATATCCACCGAGAGCGCCGTGAAGCTGCTCAAAAGCTTTGCCCGCGATGGACTCATTGCCCTCGACGAAAAGGAGGTAACCATTCTCAACCGCGAAATGCTAGCAGAGGTAAGTCGTAGAGGCTAA